DNA from Daucus carota subsp. sativus chromosome 1, DH1 v3.0, whole genome shotgun sequence:
AATATTTTTATCTCATTATACAACACCTATTACTAGGAAAATCATATGGTGATCATAAACTCGCCAGATGACTCTTTTTGTTTTGTCTTTTTACTAATTAAGTTGTTTTCCTTTCATAGTATACATATTTCATAGAAAAAAGTTCTATGAGACCACTGTTCCAGCGGAGACCATGGAgaccatatatattttttgatttaaatattGCTAAATTTATTCTTTTGCAGAAGATGTTATGTAAAGACCACTATTTCATTGAAAATCATAAAAGTTATGTATTTCCTATAAGTAGGACATGTTTTGTAACTTGCAAGACATGTTTTGTAACTTGCAGAACATGTTTTGTAGAACAATatgttttgcaatattttgCTTGCAAAACTTAAATAAATTTCAAGATAATTGAAATAGTGGTCTTCCTACAATATGTATAATAAGAtacaacattttgtaatgttttccTCATGGAACATACATGGTCTCTACGGTCTCCAATGAAatagtggtctccatagaacttaactcaaatttcatatatacatatttgacAATATATTTCATCGTTTCTGCAGAGTAAGTTTGAACAGATTATAACCAAAGTAACAATAAGCCGAGGCCTTTTAAGCACTCCAGTTGATCAATCTAGATAAATAAGAATTGAGAACACAATTAAAATTCAGTAAAATCAACGTAAGTTAAATATTTGCTACCTACCTCTTATTTTCGCCTGTTTACACCAAATACACTTCTGATTCCTTATAGCTTCAGCTTAAATCCTTTCGACAGGAAATCATCCCTACAAGATATGAGCAGTCGACATTATGGTAagacaacataatatattagttataCACATCAGCACAGATACAGAGATTAGCCACAAACCATATTGGCAATAATCACTGCCATGCAACCAACATTTATATTAGAAGATTAACAGCTGTTTACTCTATTGAATACTCAAAGTTAGAGTTCCTTTTCTTATTGCTCCAGATTCAGGTGTGCTTGTAGTTATAGAGTATACATAAACATTGATTTCAAATATGGCTGTTTAAATTTGGGAAGGAGAGAGGTAGTACTAAATTCTTTACGGACAAGGCTACTTTTGGAACTTCTAGTCCAGATAACCTTAACTTGCTTCGAAGTCCACTTGTCTAACCATTTTGATCTATGTTCTTTCTTTATCAATTCATCTTGAAACTTCCCACCAAAGTCATCACATATGAAAGGGGCTTACCAACGCATTCAGATAAACAAAGGACCATGGGGCCGACACAAGGAAGCCCTTGTCGTACAATTCAATGCAAGTCATCAAGTCCTCTAAAGAATTTTATATAGTCAAAATGCAGACCCAATTAGCAAGGTACCCCTTATTTGTACAATTTTGTACTGTTGTCACAGcaggaaattaaaaaaaaaaaaaaaaagagttagaCCAAAGTAAGTTGAAAAAAGACACTGGCAAAGTAAACTTCAAGCATCAGATTAAATCAAGAAACAAGGAAAAACCATTTGGTTGTTATCAAAGAAGAAAATGAGATAAGTAACTAATTATTAACTAAAGTAACATAACCTGGACGAAAATTTGGTACTGTCTAGTGCTTTTATTCTTAAAGTCCAACATGAATGTTACTCCAATTGTGGGTTATGTTGCAGAAAAGGTATGTTCTTCAATTCATATGATAAAAGGTAAGTCTTCAGATTAAATGAGTGGACTAAACCATGGTTATTCACTTCACAACTCAACCATTTCCAGGAATTCACATATACTCCAAAATACAAAAAGGTCAAAATGCAGACCATTTAGCAAGGTACTAGCCCTTATCAGTTAATTTTGTACTGTTGTCAcagcagaaaaataaaaatagaagttaGACCAAGGTGAAAAAGACTTTGGCAAAGTACACTTCAAGCATCAGACCAAAttatcaaacaacaaaaaacttTGGGTTGATATCAATTAAAAAATGAGAAACATGACTAATCATTAATTACAGTAACATAGCCTGGACAAAATTTTGGTACTGTGTTGTGACTTTTATTCCTTAAAGTCCCATATACATGTTACCTAAATTGTGGGTTATGTGGCAAAAGAGATATGTTCTTCtaataaatttgaatgaaaGGAAAATGCTTAGGTTGAATGAGCAGAATACACAACTCGACCATTTACTGAATATTACATAATTTCCAACTAGACAGATAATTCACAGGATATATATAAGCATGAAAGGGCTTGAAAACGTATATGCAATCTCTTGAAAATTAAAAGGTTCGCAACAAATTTGATGTTATAGATACAATGCAACTATGCAAGTTGGTAGCCCAAATCATAATCAATTTTAAGAGTTAACTAATTGCTAGATACTTTACATCTTGATATCAAGTAAAATTGACATAAAAATCAAGAACATACAGTCAAGCATAtgttcacaaacagatcaaacCTTTTCCTAGTCTTCCGTGAGGTCTCCGGGATTTCTTCTTCGACGTGATGCATCTTCTTAATGGTAACAAGACTCTCAGTATAACAAAAAGCCTTGTTAAGCTCCTTGGTGTTATCAATTCGTAAATCCTTAACTGCTTTACTTTTCGGATCGTACAAGAACAACTTAGCATCATGATCCTCAACAACAATCTCTCCATTCTTGAAACAATGCAAAACCCTCTGCACCTCTAATGGAATCGGCCCCACAGTATAAATCTTACTCCAAACACCCGATCTATCATCCAAAACATACACATCCACCAACTTATTCACCTCCGAACCAGGCGAAAACATCATATCCGCCAACTTATCCTTATAATTGGCAAGACACGCACTCGTCCCACTATTCGATTCACACTTGGGCAAACCCAAGAACCTAAAAACCTCCTTCCTCACATCAAACGTCACACAAACCTCCTTCCCATTAGTCTCATCGCCATTCTCAATCGAGAACCCCATCCAATACGGATTCCCCTTCACCGTCACCACGCACCACATATGAGGCATATCATACGGGAAATCCACCTTGATCTCCTTCCAGCACTCCGCATTACACGAATACACATAAAACCTTGTCAAACAAATCTCATTCGCCGTGACACGAAAAACACAAACCACCTTAAAGTCATCCCCAACCGAATCATACCCGAATCCCACAAACACCTTCTCCGCGTGCCTCTCCTTATTCGGAAACGGCACCATCTTACACTCCCGTGTAGCTGGATTCCACACCACAATCATAAACCCCAAGCTCCTATCACACAAACAGACGAGGCCACTAATGGACCCCACCAGCTCCATCTTAAAGAAGGTCTGGGGGAAATTAAGAGCCTGTGTGACCGGGCTTTCGATATCGCCGATACGAAAGACGGTCACGACGTCGTCGTAATCATCCGACAGGCTGTGGACGATGAGGGATTCGTTGAGGGGGTCGGATTGGGTGTGTGCCAGGTGCTGTTTGATGAAATTAGGGGTGGAGATTAAGGCGCGCCAGGGCTTGCAGATGGATTTGAGGAGGGTTAGGGTTTTGACGTCGAGGCGGGCGAGGATCTCGGCGAATAAGTCGCGGGGTAGGGTGGGGAgagaggagggagggagggagcgaGTTGGGGTGAGCTTGCTGTTGCTGGGCATTTTTGGGGAAGTGGGTGAGAGAGAAAAGGGAAAGTGGGCTAGTGAAGAAGATAAAGTCAGTTGAGACCAGGGTTGACTCGATGAAATGGAGTTTCGTTGAAGGGCCAGATAGTTTTATGTGGAAATTATTGTATACactattttgttatattatcaTCTCATTGGCCGAAATTAtcataaattcaaaagaaaatatgattttgttgaatttttacaaataaaatagtaCTACATTTCCCGCTCTTAAAAAAATGTATCTCACTAAAATCCAGCGGTTTAATTgcttgttagagcatctccgagAATAATATCTAAACTCATTAGCTATAATGCTTATCTAAAtggattatataaaatttttgctAACAGTAAAGGTTTTTACTCCAATGGTGTTATCTTTAATTATTATAagctaaaattatacctaattgcatttttggatcaacaaatttATTGAATGATACtttgttatctataatttttttgctaaagggTGATGGTTGGAGTACAATTTTTTGTACATATTATCTAAAATGGCCAACTAGATGACACATAGGATGACACATAAGATTTTTAGCTAACCGTTCTtaacccttggagatgctcttatttgACTGTTTTATTGATTTTCTCAATAAAACTTCCTTTTTAGACAAAGTTATGCTAGATCTATATTACCAAAACTATCGAATTTCGTTCTAAAAGCGAATTTTTTTCATATccgtttttagaaggttttttGGATTTGCGAGTGGATCGATTATCTTTTAGTGTAGGTtcgtggtgcagatctaatCATTTTAGTTTGCAGTTGAATTCTCACTtgtttgttataattataatttgatttttctatCTGGTGAGAATGTGTAATTATTCTCTCTTTTTGTAAGAGTTGATTTGGATTTATCGACAAAAATCTTCTGAGAATTGCATTTGTGattgatagctcaaacggagtttttggaaaagatggtgaacacagagtaaaaatttaaatttatataattaaataaacaatttgACTCATCTGTTTATGCAATAAATTTGGATGCGCTTAACTAATATCCAACTCGGTTCAAATTATTACCCCATCCTATCTCTTGTCATAATATGTTTGAAAAAGCAAAATCAAAAGAGAAGATATTGcttaattgaaaaaattaagaaataataAATCACGATCTTAACTTAAATCAagatatataatacaaatttagGATCTGTTTAGGATGGAATTAAACtgctttattattaaaaaaataaaaacagaaattatgttattatagattgtttggtaattttttatattaatattttttgagttataatataaaaactaatatttttaggTCTGATATTGAAATTCATGATACCTTTtcagaaaaattgaaaaatagcTTTCTGAAAAAAATATGAGGGTTAATTCTTAAATTCatcgaataatatttttaagcaTAAAGCTGGCGTTCCAAACGGATCCTTGGCAAAAAGAAAAGGAGATGAATGCCAAACTGCCGTAGTATTTGAATTCCCAACTGAGGAGAGGAGTGTATCATACAGCAGCCGGAGAGAGGTAAAGTgtaataattaatatcatacGTATCTCTGTTGTCGCTACACCGGTTATGTAACTTACACACCGGGTGAAGGTGCGGATCTAGAAAAGAGGCACGAAGGACACGTGtccttctaatttttttttacattttttcatcattaaattttacaaaatcatGGAAATGCTCtcccaaaatttgaaaatatataaatgtttttcgaaaatttgttTGGTGTCTTCCTAAGATTTTGTGTGATCCGCCCCTGCCGGGTGTTATGTACTTACTGACTCTGTGTCTGTATAAAAATGCATAAGTTCACTGTCTGAAATGTGTATACATATGTTTAGTTaaattctatggagtacaaaaaaaattggagtattggagtacaaagttggataaaatgtaatctaatcatctaaatttcaattttttttgcccaataatatttgtaaatatttgacaacctgcacatcatgttctgcaacataaacatcataatcaaatggtagaataattactattataaatcataggactctatgttctgcaatataactaataagcagaataataattttaaaacttgttaaagttgaaagatattaatgattaattgacaattatgtgcaagacaacttataaatgatagattatatcaaaatttggataatcaaagatattatataggatcaaactaaaaaattatgatttgtactccaatactccaatgtttttgtgtactccatagaacttaactctacatatgttaatatatattcacAAAATTTACTACTTACTGTATGTTCTTACTGAATGTTGCAACAGATTTCTATTTGTTCAATCCCATCGCTCGTTGAGTTAATTCACTGAACCCTAGCTAGGTTAAATTTCTGGAAAATGTCGTTTCCTCACCAAATGATTGATCAAGTACTTTGTCGCCTACCCGTCAAGCCTCTCCTTCGTTTTCGATGTGTGTCTAAAGGGTGGTGCTCTCTTATTGATAGCAATGCGTTTGTTAAGAAACATCTTGAAACTGCCCTTGAGTGTAATACTGGTTGTGGCCTTATTATTAATGATGATGCTGGAAAGATTTACTTGGCGGATTTTGATTCTTTGGATGACGGGTCTTCGGCTATTGCTGAAATAAGTGATTCACTTAAGAGTATTTTGTCTGGTGCTGAGTTTTTTGGTGCTGCAAAGGGTTTGGTTTGCGTGGCAAAGGAGGAGATGAATGAGATTGTTCTATTTAATCCAGCAACCAGAAAAGCTAGAAAGTTACCTAGTGCCTTACCTGAGTTTCCGCGTTCTTTTCATAGTGTCGAGACTTCCATATGTGGCTTTGGATATGATCATGTTAATGATGACTACAAGGTTGTCAAGATTGCTGAGTGTCAGATTCAGTTTCGGGGCTTTATGGTCATAGTCTACAGCCTCAAATCCAACTCTTGGACACGGGTTAGGAATGTTCCAAGTAatgttgttttttatttaaaatgggGCGTGTTTGCTAGTGGAGCTGTGCATTGGTTGGGAAGTAAGAATCCGGGACATGGCTTAGAGACCATTGTTGGTTTCGATCTTGGGCTCGAACGGTTCACGGAGATCCCTTTTCCTCCtctcaataaaaaatatatcacgaTGAACTACAGGAGTTTGGGTCCTTTTGGGGAATCCCTCTGTATTCTTGATAACTACCCCGACTTTAGTAGTGATGTGTGGCTGATGAAGGAATATGGGGTGGAAAATCCTTGGTACAGAGCATTTAGATTTAAGCAACCCAGCCCCCTCGAATTTTGGGGTCCCAGACCTCTTGCTCTTTCTAAGAGTCGCAAAAATGTACTCCTAGAGGTGGACCACGCGAAACTTATGTGGTATGACCCGACAAGGAAGACAGTCAAGAAAGTGAGGATTCGTGGGATTCCAAATAGCTTCTATACTTATCTATACACTGAGAGTCTTTTACAGCTTACTGAGGATAAGCCACATCAGAAGCCATCACAAGACAAGCAACCAAAGAAAGAACAAAAGAAAAGGTACTGATTATTATGTCATTTATGTGGGCTGTAGTCTTGCGTTTCTCTGATGTCTATTCTTATGTCATCTTTTTGTACATTGTAGTCATCTATAAATGATGTCGGGTTAATCTTTTATGCGAAACATATTGTAGTACGTATTGTGAAGCCTCTACTTGACAATCACTGTAAGCAAACACTATCATGAATTtgtatgaattctagtatttgcATGG
Protein-coding regions in this window:
- the LOC108204523 gene encoding F-box protein CPR1, with protein sequence MPSNSKLTPTRSLPPSSLPTLPRDLFAEILARLDVKTLTLLKSICKPWRALISTPNFIKQHLAHTQSDPLNESLIVHSLSDDYDDVVTVFRIGDIESPVTQALNFPQTFFKMELVGSISGLVCLCDRSLGFMIVVWNPATRECKMVPFPNKERHAEKVFVGFGYDSVGDDFKVVCVFRVTANEICLTRFYVYSCNAECWKEIKVDFPYDMPHMWCVVTVKGNPYWMGFSIENGDETNGKEVCVTFDVRKEVFRFLGLPKCESNSGTSACLANYKDKLADMMFSPGSEVNKLVDVYVLDDRSGVWSKIYTVGPIPLEVQRVLHCFKNGEIVVEDHDAKLFLYDPKSKAVKDLRIDNTKELNKAFCYTESLVTIKKMHHVEEEIPETSRKTRKRDDFLSKGFKLKL
- the LOC108195329 gene encoding F-box protein CPR1; the encoded protein is MSFPHQMIDQVLCRLPVKPLLRFRCVSKGWCSLIDSNAFVKKHLETALECNTGCGLIINDDAGKIYLADFDSLDDGSSAIAEISDSLKSILSGAEFFGAAKGLVCVAKEEMNEIVLFNPATRKARKLPSALPEFPRSFHSVETSICGFGYDHVNDDYKVVKIAECQIQFRGFMVIVYSLKSNSWTRVRNVPSNVVFYLKWGVFASGAVHWLGSKNPGHGLETIVGFDLGLERFTEIPFPPLNKKYITMNYRSLGPFGESLCILDNYPDFSSDVWLMKEYGVENPWYRAFRFKQPSPLEFWGPRPLALSKSRKNVLLEVDHAKLMWYDPTRKTVKKVRIRGIPNSFYTYLYTESLLQLTEDKPHQKPSQDKQPKKEQKKRDVFLSRGFNLKL